The sequence CCTGGAGGCCGGCGATAAGGTCGAGGCGGTGCGGGCCGACGTGCGGGCGGCCCTGGGCGTGACGGCCGAGCCGGTCGTCGCGCACGTCGCCAGCTGGCCGCGGGGGATACCGCAGTACCGCCTCGGGCACCTGGAGAGGCTGGCGGCGGCCGAGGCAGACCTGGCGCGGCTGCCCGGCGTGCGGCTCGCCGGCGACGCCTACCGGGGGCTCGGCGTCGTCGACAGGCTCAGGGAGGGCCTGCGCGTCGCCAGGGAGCTGACGGCCGGACGCGCGGCGGCGCCCACCGGCGCGTCCCCGCCCGGCTAGCCGGGCCGCCGCGGCGGCCCCGCCCGCGGTCGTCCTAGCGGAGCCGCAGCGACACGTCTGGCACCAGCAGCGCGCGCTCGGCGAGCAGGGGGGCCACGGACGCGAGCGCCTCCTCCGGCCCCTCGCCGGCCGGCAGGACCAGCCGGGCGGGCGCGTGGACGTCCCACACGTCGGCGTCCTCGTGCAGGCCCGCCAGCTCCTTGGCCAGGGCGATCGCGTGCCTCACGTCTCCGAGCTCGTCGACGAGGCCGACCTCCAGCGCGTCGAGGCCCGTCCAGATGCGCCCGCGACCGATCTCGTCGACCCGCTCCCTGCTCAGGCGCCGGCCCGCCGCGACGCGGCTCACGAACCTGTCGTAGACCTCGGCGATGTAGCGCTCCATCAGCCCGCGCTCGTCGTCGTCCCAGCCTCGCGACGTGCGCATGAGGGTCGCGAAGCGCCCGCGCCTCAGCACCTCGGGGTTCAGGCCATGGCGCTCGTTGAACTCCTCGAGCACGAGCTTGCCGGCGACGACCCCGATGGACCCGGTCAGGGTCGCGGGGGAGGCGACGACCCTGGTGGCCGCGGCGAGGACGTAGTAGCCGCCGCTGGCGGCGAGCCGGCCCATGACAGCGACCAGCGGCATGCGCTCGGCGATGCGCCTCACCTCGCGCCAGATCAGGTCGCTCGCCAGCGCCGAGCCGCCGCCGGAGTCGACGTGGAGCACCACGGCCTCGGTGTGCGGGTCCCTGGCGGCGGCGCGCAGTGCCCGTACCAGGGTCTCGCTGCCGGCCATGGTCCCGCCGAAGATCGGCAGGGGAACGGGCGAGCGGCGCGAGCGGCCCGTGACGATGGTGCCCTCCAGCGAGACGACCGCGACCCGTCCGCCAGGCGGGCGCGGCCGGCTCGGCGCGAGGGCCGCCGCCCGCTCCGCGGGCACGTACCCGGCGCCGACGACCTCGTCCTCGTAGGCCACGCGGTCGACCATGCCCAGCTCGAGCGCGCGCCCGGCGCTGGTCACGCCCTCCTCGATCCAGCGCCTCACCTCGTCCGGGGGCCGGCCGCGCCCCGCCCCGACGGCCCCGAGGTAGTAGCGCTCGACGCCGTCCAGGACGGCCTCGTACTGGCGGCGCTGCGCCTCGCTCATCGCCGGGAGCGCGAGCTCGTCGCCGGCGTTCTTGTACTCGCGGATCGCGAGCTTCTCGAACCTGATGCCGGCGCGCCCCAGCGCGTCGGCCACGAACGTCGCCCCCAGGGCGCTGCCGTGCACCCACAGCTCGGCGCTCTCGGGCACGACGACCTCGTGGGCCGCCGAGACCACGAGGTAGCCGGCCATGTCGAGGGCCGGGGCGACGGCGACGGTGCGCTTGCCGGCGCCGCGTAGGCGCGCGACGAGGCGCCGCAGGGCGTAGGCCGCGGCGAGGTCGACGCTCAGCTCGTGAACGCGCAGCACGACGCCCTCCAGCGACGGGGAGCGGCACAGCGCGTCCACGGTCTCGGCCAGCTCGGCGAGCGAGGTCTCGCGCCGGCCGGAGGCGAGGGCCTCGAGGGAGAGTAGCCGGCGCGGGGGCCTGCGCTCCGGGTAGCGCCCGGTGAGCTCGAGCACCGCCCAGCGCGGGCGCGGACCGGGCAGCGCGGCGACGAGGGCGTCGCGCACCCGCGCCGCGGCGTTGCCGAGGGCTCGCCCGGCCTCGCGCAGCGCCGGTGACGTCCCCCGGCCCGGCGGGGTCATGCGCCGGCGAGGCGCTCGAGCTCAGCCACGTGCCCCTCGAGGACGGCGAAGGCGCGCTCGATGGGCTCCGGGGTCGTGAGGTCGACGCCAGCGGCGCGCAGCGCGTCGATGGCCGGCAGCGAGCTGCCGGCGCGCAGGAAGCCCAGGTAGCGGTCGACCGCGCCCGGCTCGCCCCCGTAGACGTCCTCGGCGAGCGCCGCGGCGGCCGAGATCCCCGCCGCGTACTGGAACGTATAGAACGGTATGTACAGGTGCCCGAACTCCGCCCAGGTGATCCCCACGCGCTCGTCGGCGCGGATGTGCTCGCCGTAGCCCTCCTGGAACAGGTCGCGCATCAGGCCCACGAGCTTGTCGGCCGTGAGCCCCTCGCCGCGTGCCGCCGCCTCGTGGACGGTCAGCTCGAAGCGCACGAGCGTGGGCATGACGAAGAAGTAGCGGTGGAAGTTCCCGAACGCCTCGTCGAGCACGTCGAGGCGCTCGTCCGGCTCGGTGAAGCGGGCCAGGAGGTGGCGGCGCACCAGCGCCTGGTTGAAGTTCGAGGCCGTCTCGGCCGCGACCATCGACACGTCCGTGTACGGCAGCGGCTGGGCCGAGTCCATGAGGACGTCGTGCATCGCGTGGCCGAGCTCGTGCGCCAGGGTCGACAGCGAACCCAGGTCCCCGACGAAGCTCATCATCACCTGGGGCGTGCAGCCGTAGGCGTGCGAGCAGAAGGCACCGTCGCGCTTGCCGCGGTTCGGGTAGACGTCGACCCAGCGCTGCTCCAGCAGGCCGCGGCGCAGCGGCTCCACGTAGTCGGCGCCGAGCGGCGCCAGGCCCTCGAGTACCATCTCCACGGCCTGGGGGTAGCTGATCTCCATGGGCCGGCGCGACAGGGGAGCGAAGACGTCCCACTCCTCGAGGCGCTCGACGCCCAGCAGCCTGCGGCGCGCCGCCCAGTAGCGGTGCCACACCGGCAGCTTCGCCTCGAACGTGTCGACGACGGCGTCGAGGACGCTGCGGGGCACCTCGTACGGCTCGAGCTCCTGGGCCACGGTGTCCGCGTAGCCGCGCGCCCGCGCCGTGTACACGGCCTGCTTGACGCGGCCGACGTAGAGCTCGGCGAGCGTGTCGGCGAAGGAGAGGAAGCCGTCCTTGTAGGAGAGGTACGCGGCCTCGCGCACGGCGCGGTCGCGCGAGCCCTTGAGGGCCGGGTAGGTGCTGCGCTCGACGACGTACTCCTCGCCGTTCACCCGCGCGGGCTCGAAGCGTATGTCGCCGTTGGCGAGGCTGTTGTAGGCGCGCCCCACGGCGCCGAACGGCTCCGACAGACCCGACAGCAGCTCCTCGACCTCGGCCGAGCGGACGTGCGGCCGCATCACCTCGAGCCGCTCGAAGTACCGCCTGAGGTAGGCGAGGCCCGGCTCCTCGCGCATGAACTCCTCTACCTTCGCGGCGCCGAGCCCCAGCAGCTCGGGGCGCACGAAGGCCAGGCGCTGGCTCGCCCGAGCCGCCACGGCGGCGAACTCGCCGGCCTTGCGACGGGCCTCCTGGTCGTGCTGGTCGACGCTGACCGGCAGCGTCGCGTAGTTGCGGAGCCGCTGCATCGTCTCCAGGTAGCCGAAGAACAGCTCGAGGAACGAGGCGAGCGTGGCGGCCGACTCGCCGAGGCGTCCGCGGTAGCCGGCCAGGGCCTCGACCTCGCCGGCGACGCGCTCCAGGTCGGCGCGGTAGGCCTCCTCGCTGGCGTAGAGCACGGAGAGGTCCCAGGTGTAGGCGGCATCGACCTCGTGGCGTGAGGGGAGCGTCTTGACTGCCATGCCCCCGAGTGTAAGGGGGCCGCCCGCTTCCGCGGGCCGTCGCGGGGCCGGCGCCGCCGCAGACCCGGGCGCTGGCGCTCGGGGAGGGTCCGTCGCGCCCCTCCGGCACCGCCGCGGGGTCGCCGCCGCGGTTAGAGTCGCCTGGTGCTCCGCGACGGCCGGCTCCAGCTGTTCCTCGTGTGGGTGGCGGCGTACGTGCTGTCGTACTTCTACCGGTCGGCGAACGCCGTCATCGCCGGCGACCTGCGGGACGACGTGGGCCTCGACGCCGAGCAGCTCGGCCTGATGACGAGCCTCTTCTTCCTGGCCTTCGCCGCCGTGCAGCTCCCGCTCGGCGGAGCGCTCGACAGGTGGGGGAGCCGCCGCGTCGTGCCGGTCATGCTCCTCGCGGGCGCCGCCGGCTCGGCGACCTTCGGGCTCGCCGACGGCTTCCTGCCCCTGGCGGTCGGCCGCGCGCTCCTTGGCGTCGGGTTCGCCGGCGTGCTGATGGGCGCGGTCAAGGCGTTCGCGGCGTGGTTCCCGCCCGGAGCCTTCGCGACGGTCTCGGGCCTGTTCGTGGCGATCGGCTCGGCCGGGGCGCTGATGGCGGGCACGCCGCTGGCGCTGCTCGCCGGCGCGTTCGGCTGGCGCGCCGTGTTCGCTTGGGGCGGCGCCGTCGTGCTGGCGGCCGCGGCCGCGATCGCCCTGCTGACCAGGGACGCCCCGCCGGCTGCCGGGCCGGGAGAGCGCGCCGCCGGGCGGCCGGCGGGCTCGGGGGCCGGTGCGTCCCTACGAGCGGGCCTCGAGGCGACCGGGCCAGAGCGCGTCGCCGACGGCGGCGAGATCGCTCCTGGAGCGGCGAAGGCGGCGTCCGCCGGCCTCGTCGGCGTCCTGCGCGACCACCGCTTCTGGCGCATCTCGTTCGTGAACCTGGGGCTCGTCGGCGCCGTGCTGGCCGTGCAGGGCCTGTGGGCCGGGCCCTACCTCGCCGACGTCTACGGCCTCCCGCCCGTGGCCGTCGGCAACCTGCTGGTGGCGCTGGGCATAGGCGTCGTCGCGGGCAACGCCGTCACCGGCTGGCTGGCCGACACCTTAGGCCGGTACGCGACCGTGCTCCTCGCCGGCGTGCTGGCGGCCGCCGCGAACCTGGTGCTGGCGGCGGCCCCGCCGGGGCTGTCGCAGGCGGCGCTGGGCGCCGCGTACCTGGCGCTGGGCTACTCGGGCTCGTTCTTCGCCGTGCTGCTGGGGCACGTCAGGGAGCTGGCCGCGCCCGGGGCGCTCGGGCGCGCCATCACGGCCGTGAACTTCTTCGGCATCGCCGGCGCGATGGCGCTGCAGTGGCTGATGGGCGCGATCGTCGAGGGCGGTGCCGCGGTCGGCGGCTACGGGGCGGCGGCGTACCGGCCCG comes from Trueperaceae bacterium and encodes:
- the sppA gene encoding signal peptide peptidase SppA yields the protein MTPPGRGTSPALREAGRALGNAAARVRDALVAALPGPRPRWAVLELTGRYPERRPPRRLLSLEALASGRRETSLAELAETVDALCRSPSLEGVVLRVHELSVDLAAAYALRRLVARLRGAGKRTVAVAPALDMAGYLVVSAAHEVVVPESAELWVHGSALGATFVADALGRAGIRFEKLAIREYKNAGDELALPAMSEAQRRQYEAVLDGVERYYLGAVGAGRGRPPDEVRRWIEEGVTSAGRALELGMVDRVAYEDEVVGAGYVPAERAAALAPSRPRPPGGRVAVVSLEGTIVTGRSRRSPVPLPIFGGTMAGSETLVRALRAAARDPHTEAVVLHVDSGGGSALASDLIWREVRRIAERMPLVAVMGRLAASGGYYVLAAATRVVASPATLTGSIGVVAGKLVLEEFNERHGLNPEVLRRGRFATLMRTSRGWDDDERGLMERYIAEVYDRFVSRVAAGRRLSRERVDEIGRGRIWTGLDALEVGLVDELGDVRHAIALAKELAGLHEDADVWDVHAPARLVLPAGEGPEEALASVAPLLAERALLVPDVSLRLR
- the pepF gene encoding oligoendopeptidase F: MAVKTLPSRHEVDAAYTWDLSVLYASEEAYRADLERVAGEVEALAGYRGRLGESAATLASFLELFFGYLETMQRLRNYATLPVSVDQHDQEARRKAGEFAAVAARASQRLAFVRPELLGLGAAKVEEFMREEPGLAYLRRYFERLEVMRPHVRSAEVEELLSGLSEPFGAVGRAYNSLANGDIRFEPARVNGEEYVVERSTYPALKGSRDRAVREAAYLSYKDGFLSFADTLAELYVGRVKQAVYTARARGYADTVAQELEPYEVPRSVLDAVVDTFEAKLPVWHRYWAARRRLLGVERLEEWDVFAPLSRRPMEISYPQAVEMVLEGLAPLGADYVEPLRRGLLEQRWVDVYPNRGKRDGAFCSHAYGCTPQVMMSFVGDLGSLSTLAHELGHAMHDVLMDSAQPLPYTDVSMVAAETASNFNQALVRRHLLARFTEPDERLDVLDEAFGNFHRYFFVMPTLVRFELTVHEAAARGEGLTADKLVGLMRDLFQEGYGEHIRADERVGITWAEFGHLYIPFYTFQYAAGISAAAALAEDVYGGEPGAVDRYLGFLRAGSSLPAIDALRAAGVDLTTPEPIERAFAVLEGHVAELERLAGA
- a CDS encoding MFS transporter — encoded protein: MLRDGRLQLFLVWVAAYVLSYFYRSANAVIAGDLRDDVGLDAEQLGLMTSLFFLAFAAVQLPLGGALDRWGSRRVVPVMLLAGAAGSATFGLADGFLPLAVGRALLGVGFAGVLMGAVKAFAAWFPPGAFATVSGLFVAIGSAGALMAGTPLALLAGAFGWRAVFAWGGAVVLAAAAAIALLTRDAPPAAGPGERAAGRPAGSGAGASLRAGLEATGPERVADGGEIAPGAAKAASAGLVGVLRDHRFWRISFVNLGLVGAVLAVQGLWAGPYLADVYGLPPVAVGNLLVALGIGVVAGNAVTGWLADTLGRYATVLLAGVLAAAANLVLAAAPPGLSQAALGAAYLALGYSGSFFAVLLGHVRELAAPGALGRAITAVNFFGIAGAMALQWLMGAIVEGGAAVGGYGAAAYRPAFLLTAGLAVVSTLLYLPVAGGRRAARGRRTPAAAEPG